One segment of Platichthys flesus chromosome 15, fPlaFle2.1, whole genome shotgun sequence DNA contains the following:
- the gdpd5a gene encoding glycerophosphodiester phosphodiesterase domain-containing protein 5 isoform X1 codes for MVKHQPLQVYEKQVFVSFVTGIYGCRWKRYQRSQDDSSRWECTWFIILCSSFLLLLFWAYFWLVAQNDFNEFNWSVYNRSGEWRDETIPILASTTVGFSYITFLLILALFHISLGQQLNLFWVHKIGVLATLLTTISGVVSVDDIWGDEWDILLVSLQSTAPFLHIGALATVTAFSWLVAGYVVRRERSNFQVLVLLIYVIIFLAVCLAPLTFTCPCIMDRHSLRPRPDIIGRRGAPMLAPENTMVSFNRALQQGATSLEADVTISVDGVPFLMRDRTLRRTTDVNKVFPARQSDDAALFNWTEIRSLNAGQWFLESDPYWTVETLTARDRSRIGNQTVCSLVEMLRLASRANSSALLNVRKPPPEHPRSRSWFMDTLWAVQKAGISPKRVRTVTWTPDTDRGRVRGLPQTTTEKLSLEEIRQRGITSLTLHYSKASHRDIQEYLANNVSVTVYPVNEPWLYSLLWCSGVPSVSSDAPQVLRKVPYPIWLMSQYAYGFIWISSDLVSIAIVIGIFCFQNYHMIRWRMSGMQTYNPEQIMLSAMVRRSSRDVNIMKEKLIFSELNNGLGSSEELSLYPENGYARYSHGGLSH; via the exons ATGGTGAAACACCAACCCTTACAGGTCTATGAGAAGCAGGTCTTTGTGTCCTTTGTCACTGGGATCTATGGTTGCCGCTGGAAACGCTACCAGCGTTCCCAAGACGACAGCTCCAGG TGGGAGTGTACCTGGTTCATCATCTTGTGCAGTTctttcctcctgcttctcttttgGGCCTACTTCTGGTTGGTGGCTCAAAATGATTTCAACGAGTTTAACTG GTCAGTTTACAACCGCTCTGGAGAATGGAGGGATGAGACAATCCCCATCCTCGCATCCACCACTGTGGGATTCAGCTATATTACATTCTTACTG ATATTAGCTCTTTTCCACATATCCTTGGGCCAACAGCTGAATCTCTTCTGGGTTCACAAG ATCGGAGTGTTGGCCACATTGCTCACCACGATCTCTGGTGTCGTCTCCGTGGATGACATATGGGGAGATGAGTGGGACATCTTGCTTGTGTCACTGCAG TCCACAGCACCATTCCTGCACATTGGTGCCCTGGCGACAGTCACAGCTTTTAGCTGGTTGGTAGCTGGGTATGTGGTCCGCAGAGAGAGATCCA ATTTCcaggtgctggtgctgctgatcTACGTCATTATCTTCCTGGCGGTCTGTTTAGCTCCGCTCACGTTCACCTGCCCCTGCATCATGGACCGCCATAGCCTCAGACCTCGGCCAGACATCATCGGTCGACGGGGAGCTCCTATG CTGGCCCCAGAAAACACCATGGTGTCTTTTAACCGAGCCCTGCAGCAGGGAGCCACCTCGCTGGAGGCTGACGTCACGATCAG TGTGGATGGAGTTCCATTCCTCATGAGAGACCGCACGTTGAGGCGAACCACAGACGTCAATAAGGTCTTTCCAGCCAGACAGTCTGATGACGCCGCTCTGTTCAACTGGACAGAGATTCGCTCTCTAAATGCTGGCCAGTGGTTTTTGGAG AGTGACCCCTACTGGACAGTTGAGACCCTGACAGCGAGGGACCGCAGCAGAATAGGCAACCAGACGGTTTGCAGCCTGGTCGAGATGCTGCGTCTGGCATCAAGGGCCAACAGCTCAGCACTGCTCAACGTCCGCAAACCTCCACCAGAGCACCCGCGCTCCCGGAGCTGGTTCATGGACACGCTGTGGGCCGTGCAGAAAGCAGGGATTTCCCCTAAGCGGGTGAGGACT GTGACATGGACCCCCGACACAGACAGGGGGAGGGTGCGTGGGCTTCCGCAGACTACAACTGAGAAGCTGTCGCTGGAGGAGATAAGGCAGAGGGGAATTACAAGCCTGACCCTCCACTATAGCAAGGCCAGCCACAGAGACATACA GGAGTATCTGGCCAATAATGTGAGTGTGACCGTGTACCCAGTGAACGAGCCCTGGCTCTACTCCCTTCTGTGGTGTAGCGGGGTGCCTTCTGTGTCCTCTGATGCTCCTCAAGTCCTCCGAAAGGTGCCTTACCCCATCTGGCTCATG AGCCAGTACGCTTACGGCTTCATCTGGATCTCTTCAGACTTGGTGTCCATCGCCATCGTCATAGGGATTTTCTGTTTCCAGAA CTATCATATGATCAG GTGGCGGATGAGCGGGATGCAGACCTATAACCCTGAACAGATCATGCTGAGCGCGATGGTGCGACGTTCCAGTCGAGACGTCAACATCATGAAGGAGAAGCTCATATTCTCAG AGCTTAACAACGGGCTGGGCAGCTCAGAGGAACTGTCTCTGTATCCTGAGAACGGTTACGCCAGATACTCTCATGGAGGCCTCAGCCACTGA
- the gdpd5a gene encoding glycerophosphodiester phosphodiesterase domain-containing protein 5 isoform X2, with product MVKHQPLQVYEKQVFVSFVTGIYGCRWKRYQRSQDDSSRWECTWFIILCSSFLLLLFWAYFWLVAQNDFNEFNWSVYNRSGEWRDETIPILASTTVGFSYITFLLILALFHISLGQQLNLFWVHKIGVLATLLTTISGVVSVDDIWGDEWDILLVSLQSTAPFLHIGALATVTAFSWLVAGYVVRRERSNFQVLVLLIYVIIFLAVCLAPLTFTCPCIMDRHSLRPRPDIIGRRGAPMLAPENTMVSFNRALQQGATSLEADVTISVDGVPFLMRDRTLRRTTDVNKVFPARQSDDAALFNWTEIRSLNAGQWFLESDPYWTVETLTARDRSRIGNQTVCSLVEMLRLASRANSSALLNVRKPPPEHPRSRSWFMDTLWAVQKAGISPKRVTWTPDTDRGRVRGLPQTTTEKLSLEEIRQRGITSLTLHYSKASHRDIQEYLANNVSVTVYPVNEPWLYSLLWCSGVPSVSSDAPQVLRKVPYPIWLMSQYAYGFIWISSDLVSIAIVIGIFCFQNYHMIRWRMSGMQTYNPEQIMLSAMVRRSSRDVNIMKEKLIFSELNNGLGSSEELSLYPENGYARYSHGGLSH from the exons ATGGTGAAACACCAACCCTTACAGGTCTATGAGAAGCAGGTCTTTGTGTCCTTTGTCACTGGGATCTATGGTTGCCGCTGGAAACGCTACCAGCGTTCCCAAGACGACAGCTCCAGG TGGGAGTGTACCTGGTTCATCATCTTGTGCAGTTctttcctcctgcttctcttttgGGCCTACTTCTGGTTGGTGGCTCAAAATGATTTCAACGAGTTTAACTG GTCAGTTTACAACCGCTCTGGAGAATGGAGGGATGAGACAATCCCCATCCTCGCATCCACCACTGTGGGATTCAGCTATATTACATTCTTACTG ATATTAGCTCTTTTCCACATATCCTTGGGCCAACAGCTGAATCTCTTCTGGGTTCACAAG ATCGGAGTGTTGGCCACATTGCTCACCACGATCTCTGGTGTCGTCTCCGTGGATGACATATGGGGAGATGAGTGGGACATCTTGCTTGTGTCACTGCAG TCCACAGCACCATTCCTGCACATTGGTGCCCTGGCGACAGTCACAGCTTTTAGCTGGTTGGTAGCTGGGTATGTGGTCCGCAGAGAGAGATCCA ATTTCcaggtgctggtgctgctgatcTACGTCATTATCTTCCTGGCGGTCTGTTTAGCTCCGCTCACGTTCACCTGCCCCTGCATCATGGACCGCCATAGCCTCAGACCTCGGCCAGACATCATCGGTCGACGGGGAGCTCCTATG CTGGCCCCAGAAAACACCATGGTGTCTTTTAACCGAGCCCTGCAGCAGGGAGCCACCTCGCTGGAGGCTGACGTCACGATCAG TGTGGATGGAGTTCCATTCCTCATGAGAGACCGCACGTTGAGGCGAACCACAGACGTCAATAAGGTCTTTCCAGCCAGACAGTCTGATGACGCCGCTCTGTTCAACTGGACAGAGATTCGCTCTCTAAATGCTGGCCAGTGGTTTTTGGAG AGTGACCCCTACTGGACAGTTGAGACCCTGACAGCGAGGGACCGCAGCAGAATAGGCAACCAGACGGTTTGCAGCCTGGTCGAGATGCTGCGTCTGGCATCAAGGGCCAACAGCTCAGCACTGCTCAACGTCCGCAAACCTCCACCAGAGCACCCGCGCTCCCGGAGCTGGTTCATGGACACGCTGTGGGCCGTGCAGAAAGCAGGGATTTCCCCTAAGCGG GTGACATGGACCCCCGACACAGACAGGGGGAGGGTGCGTGGGCTTCCGCAGACTACAACTGAGAAGCTGTCGCTGGAGGAGATAAGGCAGAGGGGAATTACAAGCCTGACCCTCCACTATAGCAAGGCCAGCCACAGAGACATACA GGAGTATCTGGCCAATAATGTGAGTGTGACCGTGTACCCAGTGAACGAGCCCTGGCTCTACTCCCTTCTGTGGTGTAGCGGGGTGCCTTCTGTGTCCTCTGATGCTCCTCAAGTCCTCCGAAAGGTGCCTTACCCCATCTGGCTCATG AGCCAGTACGCTTACGGCTTCATCTGGATCTCTTCAGACTTGGTGTCCATCGCCATCGTCATAGGGATTTTCTGTTTCCAGAA CTATCATATGATCAG GTGGCGGATGAGCGGGATGCAGACCTATAACCCTGAACAGATCATGCTGAGCGCGATGGTGCGACGTTCCAGTCGAGACGTCAACATCATGAAGGAGAAGCTCATATTCTCAG AGCTTAACAACGGGCTGGGCAGCTCAGAGGAACTGTCTCTGTATCCTGAGAACGGTTACGCCAGATACTCTCATGGAGGCCTCAGCCACTGA
- the gdpd5a gene encoding glycerophosphodiester phosphodiesterase domain-containing protein 5 isoform X3 gives MVKHQPLQVYEKQVFVSFVTGIYGCRWKRYQRSQDDSSRWECTWFIILCSSFLLLLFWAYFWLVAQNDFNEFNWSVYNRSGEWRDETIPILASTTVGFSYITFLLILALFHISLGQQLNLFWVHKIGVLATLLTTISGVVSVDDIWGDEWDILLVSLQSTAPFLHIGALATVTAFSWLVAGYVVRRERSNFQVLVLLIYVIIFLAVCLAPLTFTCPCIMDRHSLRPRPDIIGRRGAPMLAPENTMVSFNRALQQGATSLEADVTISVDGVPFLMRDRTLRRTTDVNKVFPARQSDDAALFNWTEIRSLNAGQWFLESDPYWTVETLTARDRSRIGNQTVCSLVEMLRLASRANSSALLNVRKPPPEHPRSRSWFMDTLWAVQKAGISPKRVRTVTWTPDTDRGRVRGLPQTTTEKLSLEEIRQRGITSLTLHYSKASHRDIQEYLANNVSVTVYPVNEPWLYSLLWCSGVPSVSSDAPQVLRKVPYPIWLMSQYAYGFIWISSDLVSIAIVIGIFCFQKWRMSGMQTYNPEQIMLSAMVRRSSRDVNIMKEKLIFSELNNGLGSSEELSLYPENGYARYSHGGLSH, from the exons ATGGTGAAACACCAACCCTTACAGGTCTATGAGAAGCAGGTCTTTGTGTCCTTTGTCACTGGGATCTATGGTTGCCGCTGGAAACGCTACCAGCGTTCCCAAGACGACAGCTCCAGG TGGGAGTGTACCTGGTTCATCATCTTGTGCAGTTctttcctcctgcttctcttttgGGCCTACTTCTGGTTGGTGGCTCAAAATGATTTCAACGAGTTTAACTG GTCAGTTTACAACCGCTCTGGAGAATGGAGGGATGAGACAATCCCCATCCTCGCATCCACCACTGTGGGATTCAGCTATATTACATTCTTACTG ATATTAGCTCTTTTCCACATATCCTTGGGCCAACAGCTGAATCTCTTCTGGGTTCACAAG ATCGGAGTGTTGGCCACATTGCTCACCACGATCTCTGGTGTCGTCTCCGTGGATGACATATGGGGAGATGAGTGGGACATCTTGCTTGTGTCACTGCAG TCCACAGCACCATTCCTGCACATTGGTGCCCTGGCGACAGTCACAGCTTTTAGCTGGTTGGTAGCTGGGTATGTGGTCCGCAGAGAGAGATCCA ATTTCcaggtgctggtgctgctgatcTACGTCATTATCTTCCTGGCGGTCTGTTTAGCTCCGCTCACGTTCACCTGCCCCTGCATCATGGACCGCCATAGCCTCAGACCTCGGCCAGACATCATCGGTCGACGGGGAGCTCCTATG CTGGCCCCAGAAAACACCATGGTGTCTTTTAACCGAGCCCTGCAGCAGGGAGCCACCTCGCTGGAGGCTGACGTCACGATCAG TGTGGATGGAGTTCCATTCCTCATGAGAGACCGCACGTTGAGGCGAACCACAGACGTCAATAAGGTCTTTCCAGCCAGACAGTCTGATGACGCCGCTCTGTTCAACTGGACAGAGATTCGCTCTCTAAATGCTGGCCAGTGGTTTTTGGAG AGTGACCCCTACTGGACAGTTGAGACCCTGACAGCGAGGGACCGCAGCAGAATAGGCAACCAGACGGTTTGCAGCCTGGTCGAGATGCTGCGTCTGGCATCAAGGGCCAACAGCTCAGCACTGCTCAACGTCCGCAAACCTCCACCAGAGCACCCGCGCTCCCGGAGCTGGTTCATGGACACGCTGTGGGCCGTGCAGAAAGCAGGGATTTCCCCTAAGCGGGTGAGGACT GTGACATGGACCCCCGACACAGACAGGGGGAGGGTGCGTGGGCTTCCGCAGACTACAACTGAGAAGCTGTCGCTGGAGGAGATAAGGCAGAGGGGAATTACAAGCCTGACCCTCCACTATAGCAAGGCCAGCCACAGAGACATACA GGAGTATCTGGCCAATAATGTGAGTGTGACCGTGTACCCAGTGAACGAGCCCTGGCTCTACTCCCTTCTGTGGTGTAGCGGGGTGCCTTCTGTGTCCTCTGATGCTCCTCAAGTCCTCCGAAAGGTGCCTTACCCCATCTGGCTCATG AGCCAGTACGCTTACGGCTTCATCTGGATCTCTTCAGACTTGGTGTCCATCGCCATCGTCATAGGGATTTTCTGTTTCCAGAA GTGGCGGATGAGCGGGATGCAGACCTATAACCCTGAACAGATCATGCTGAGCGCGATGGTGCGACGTTCCAGTCGAGACGTCAACATCATGAAGGAGAAGCTCATATTCTCAG AGCTTAACAACGGGCTGGGCAGCTCAGAGGAACTGTCTCTGTATCCTGAGAACGGTTACGCCAGATACTCTCATGGAGGCCTCAGCCACTGA